The stretch of DNA TTTTTTCTATTTAAAATAAAACCTGTGTAATCACACTGCTAGATAAACTCAGAAAAATTATTCGCGGCAGTCATCACAACATAAAACATACAAATAAAAAACAATATAGGGCAACTGTTTAGAAAATCCTAAACAATCATAGACTCTGACTCGGAAAAATAATGTTAAATCGCCTCTCTATCGTACAAAGGATCTGGCTACTGTTAATCTTCATTGTGTTTGCGTTTATCGTAAGCTCTGGATATGAATCCTTTAACCAAAAATCACGCATGCTAATACAACGACAAGCTGAAATTAGCAGTGTCCTCAATTCTGGACTATCGCTACTTCAACGAGCTCAAGGATCTGTAGACCGAAATGAGTTAACACTGTTACAGGCGCAGGAAATGGTGAAATCAGAGATCTCAGCCATGAGATATCGAGGCCAAAACTACCTTTGGATATTTGACACTGAGGCGACACAATTGGCCCATGGCACCAGCCAAAAAGATGTCGGCAACAACCTGATTAACTTTACTGACCCTAACGGCAAAAAAGTCTATGTCGCCTTCCTTGACGTGATACGACAATATGGTGAAGGTTATGTCGATTATGTTTGGACTAAAACGGGCTCCAGCACTCCCGAACCTAAGCTTAGCTTTGTGAAGCTATATAAACCTTGGGGGTGGATATTAGCAACGGGTGTCTATACCGACGATATCAATGCAGAATTTAGTCAACTCATTAAAGACAAAGTGATATTTTTCAGTCTGCTATTAAGCATGATTTTTATCGCATCGATGTTAATCATTCGTTCAATTACCCGCCCATTAAATGCAACCACTCTCGCGATGGAAGAGATAGCTCAAGGAGATGGTGACCTCACCGTCAGACTCGAAGTATCGAGTAAAGATGAGCTAGCTCAATTAGCCGTGGGCTTTAATCAGTTTGCGGAAAAGGTGCGACGGATCGTCATCGAAATGCAGCAAAGTCAAACCGTGCTCGATAGTGCTACCGGTGAGATGTCGGTGATTACTAGCCGTTCGCGAGAACTTCTGACCCAACATCAGCATGAGAATCATCAGGTAGCAACCGCTATCCACGAGATGAGTGCCACCATAACCGATGTTGCCCGTAATGCCGCCGATGCGGCCAAGTCTGTACTAACCGTTCAAGACCGAGCATTGAAAGGCAATACATTGGTGGAGGACAACATCACCTTTATCAATGAACTGTCAGACACAGTCCATCAGATAGTCAATGCGATGAATGGCCTTAAGCAGGAAGCACTCGACATCAACAATATTTTAGATGTTATCAAGTCGATTGCAGATCAGACCAATCTATTGGCACTCAATGCTGCTATTGAAGCTGCCAGAGCCGGTGAGCATGGTCGTGGTTTTGCCGTTGTCGCAGATGAGGTACGCACCCTAGCAATGCGAACACAGCAGTCGACTCAAGATATTGAACGTATGATTCTCGGTATGCAAACTCAAGTTGATGAGGCCGTTAAGACCATAGACTTAGGCAGACAAAAAGCGGATTCCAGTGTACAGCAAGCCAAACTCACCGCCGAAGCTTTTGGTGACATCAGTGCTGACATCGATGTGGTCGCTGATATGAATACTCAGATAGCCTCAGCGACCGAGCAGCAGAGTGTGGTCGTCAATACCGTACATCAAAATATCGAAAACATCAGAGAGGCATTTGATGAATCAGCGTTAGGCGCTCAGCAAATAGAGATAGCCGGACAGCAGCTACAAGCACTAGCCACCGATATATCATCAACACTGAGACAGTTCAAAGTATAGAGAAGAGTTTCCCTTAAATTGCAGTTTTTGGACCAGTAACATCATCTCCAACATCACATCAACTATTCGGTCCAGCCCTCTTATTGAGGGCTTTTTTATTTATCTAGCGATGGCCTCTAGGCGTGAGCAGGCTGAGATTTTATCAGTCGATGCACACACTAACGCACTGCATGTTGCGCAGGTCATATGCTCTCGATAGTGTTTGTCGAAAAAATCTGAACTTCTATTTTCCAAAGATTCAAATAATTCAGGCGTTAATGGCTTTGCCCATTTGTACTGCCCCATTAAGCGCGCTAAATGGCGATAGCAGGTTTCGCGGCGATTTGATAGATATTCAGGAGCGATTAGCTGGCTTTCAAATTGAGTCAATGAACCGGTTAGATAAAAAGTAATGCCTTGCACTAACTCTTTTACTTCTAGGGGGGTTGCTTCTAGTTCCCCTCTTTCTATCGCTTCATTAAGTGATTTAGTGAACCAACCCCAGAAGCCATTAATACGTTTTTTAAACTTTGCAATTTTTGCGTCACTCGCCAGCTGCCACACCATGGTATTGACAGAGACTGAACGCAGTGTAAAAAAGCTCTTACTGCGTTTAATGGTTTCAAAGGTAAACAAAATTGGCAATAGCACTTTTTCTTGTGCCGTTAGTTCAGGATGCTTATCGATAAAAATGGGCAGATGATTAGAGGTGGCACTACGCAGAAAAAGACAAACGAGGATATCCTCCTTTCGTTCAAAAAACTTATAGAGAGTACCTGTGGAACAACCCACTTCTTTGGCTAATTGAGAAAACTTAAATGACACGATCCCCTGTGACTCAATAAGCTGCTCCGCAGCGTCGAGTATTTGATTACAACGCATCATGGGCAATGCTTCAGTAGGACATTTCATCATTACAGCCTTTATATCTATTTGCGATAATTATGCGCTGTTAAAAATTGTTAGTTTAGGTGTTGCTTCATTAATCGGGATTAACTTCACGCTAATACCCGTTTATTATTTGGCTTTGTGAGTTACTTCATACAAACATTTCAACCACAGCTGTTAACTCAGTATAAAATCCTGTCACATTTTCCACCGCAATTTACTAGCTCTTTTTGAGTAGAGAAAAGATCTTCGAGATCTGACTCACGAATAAATTTGTCACTGAAAAAATGGCGTGACTTAGTTCACTTTTAGCAGCCTAACTTGTGTTTATCGTTACCTCATTCCCATTGAGAGGATTCAAGAATGCAAGGTAGAAGAAATTTTTTAAAACTAAGTGCGGGTGCCGCAATTGGTAGCATAGCAGCAACGTTGCCCGGTACTGTCCAAGCAAAAACCTGCGGCGAGATTAACTGGAACGAAAGCGTCGATGTGATTGTTGTCGGTTCTGGTTTTGCAGGCCTATCCGCTGCGCTCAATACTAAACGTCAAGGCATGGGTTCAGTATTAGTTTTAGAAAAGATGCAAGTGATTGGTGGTAATTCGGCGATTAACGGTGGTTGGTTAGCGATCCCAAAAAACCCGACTCAATTAGCACAAGGTATTAATGACGATTCACCAGAAGAGCTAGTGAAAGATCAAATAATTTCTGGGCGTGGCATGCAGAACGAAGCTGCACTGCGCCAAATTGCCAACCGAGCCTTAGATGCTTACGAGTTATGCATCGATACAGGGGTTAAATTTAAGGAAGGCTTCAATATTCAGGTCGGTGGCCACAACAAGGCGCGTGCGATCCGCACCCAACACGGTACTGGTGGCGATATCACCACCAAGCTATATGAAGCGGGTGTAAAGGAAGGCGTTGATTACCGCCTACAACACTATATTGAAGACTTCATCATGGATGGCCAGAAGATTATCGGTGTAAAAGTGCGTAAGAACTACCGCTTCCCCGATCTAAAAACCGGTAGCAGCATTTTTATCAAAGCCAACAAGGCTGTGATTTTAGCCAACGGTGGCTTTGCTCGTAACATGGCATTGCGTGCAGCCGTCGATCCATCGTTGGACCCTACACTCGATTGTACCAATGCATTAGGTGCAACCGGTGAAGTGACACTTACCGCAATGGCTTATGGCGCACTGCCGGTGCACATGAACCTTATCCAAACTGGCCATTGGGGTTCACCTGATGAAGGCGGATTTGGTTGGTCTAATGCCCTCCTTTCAATTGGCTGGCACCAAGGCGCTTCGATTAGCGTGCTCAACGGCAAACGCTTTATGGATGAGCGAGCCGATCGCAAAACCTGCTCTGAAGCCATTATGAAAAACCGTAACAGCGATGGCAGCCCAGCTTACCCAATCGTGCTCTTTAACTACAACAACTACGCCGAAGACCATCGTGTTACCCGTGCATTGCGCGACAAGATGGCCTGGAAGCTTGATTCGCTCGATGATATCGCCGCAAAATTCGATATCCCAGCCGATGAGCTAAAACACAGTATTACTGAGTACAACACGCACGTTAAAGCCGGTAAAGACCCACTGTTTAACCGCAAAATGGATACTGCAGAGGTGCTAACAGGACCGTTTGTTGTCTCTCGTATTTGGCCAAAAGTGCATTACTGCATGGGGGGGCTTAAAACCGATTTAGCCGCTCGCGTCATTGATGGCCGCTCAATGGAGTCAATTAAAAACCTCTACGCCATTGGTGAAGTTACCGGCGGTATTCACGGTGAAGCACGCTTGAGTTCAACCTCTTGCCTAGAGTGTCTCGCGATGGGGATCGTCGTCTCTGAAACGATTAAAGCTGATCTTAAGGGAGCCGTCTAATGAACAAGTTATTACTTACAGCCCTACTTAGCTTTGTGGTGTCACAAGGTGCGATGGCCGGCGAGTTAGTCAAAATGAAAGGCAGCACCAAAGGCCGAGTAAACCACGAGTTTATCTACCAAGATGGCTGTCAATCTTGCCACCAAGGTTCAGGTAGAAAGAATGCCACGGATAGCGCATGTGTTGAATGTCATGGCGACATCAACAGCATTGATGTCGATGAAACCAAACTGGCGATCCCAGAAGCAAATCCACATAAGTCACTGCATTACAACCAAGGTGCAAGTTGCCTTGCATGTCATGGCGAGCACGAGAAAAAAGCACCAGTTTGCGCTGAGTGCCACCGTACTTGGTTTGAAGAGATGTAATAGAACAAATTTAAATACAAAAATCTAAAAATCTAAAAAAATGGGAATGATGATGAAAAATACCACTAAGTTTATGTTGTCGATGGTGGCCACAGCAATCGCACTTTCAGGTTCAGCAGCATTCGCTGCCGAGCAGGAAGATGGTATCAATGTTGGCGGCGCTGTAAGAGTTAATTACGGTTATAAAGACTACGATGAAGCCTCAAAAGACA from Shewanella sp. Choline-02u-19 encodes:
- a CDS encoding methyl-accepting chemotaxis protein, whose translation is MLNRLSIVQRIWLLLIFIVFAFIVSSGYESFNQKSRMLIQRQAEISSVLNSGLSLLQRAQGSVDRNELTLLQAQEMVKSEISAMRYRGQNYLWIFDTEATQLAHGTSQKDVGNNLINFTDPNGKKVYVAFLDVIRQYGEGYVDYVWTKTGSSTPEPKLSFVKLYKPWGWILATGVYTDDINAEFSQLIKDKVIFFSLLLSMIFIASMLIIRSITRPLNATTLAMEEIAQGDGDLTVRLEVSSKDELAQLAVGFNQFAEKVRRIVIEMQQSQTVLDSATGEMSVITSRSRELLTQHQHENHQVATAIHEMSATITDVARNAADAAKSVLTVQDRALKGNTLVEDNITFINELSDTVHQIVNAMNGLKQEALDINNILDVIKSIADQTNLLALNAAIEAARAGEHGRGFAVVADEVRTLAMRTQQSTQDIERMILGMQTQVDEAVKTIDLGRQKADSSVQQAKLTAEAFGDISADIDVVADMNTQIASATEQQSVVVNTVHQNIENIREAFDESALGAQQIEIAGQQLQALATDISSTLRQFKV
- a CDS encoding TetR/AcrR family transcriptional regulator produces the protein MKCPTEALPMMRCNQILDAAEQLIESQGIVSFKFSQLAKEVGCSTGTLYKFFERKEDILVCLFLRSATSNHLPIFIDKHPELTAQEKVLLPILFTFETIKRSKSFFTLRSVSVNTMVWQLASDAKIAKFKKRINGFWGWFTKSLNEAIERGELEATPLEVKELVQGITFYLTGSLTQFESQLIAPEYLSNRRETCYRHLARLMGQYKWAKPLTPELFESLENRSSDFFDKHYREHMTCATCSALVCASTDKISACSRLEAIAR
- a CDS encoding flavocytochrome c: MQGRRNFLKLSAGAAIGSIAATLPGTVQAKTCGEINWNESVDVIVVGSGFAGLSAALNTKRQGMGSVLVLEKMQVIGGNSAINGGWLAIPKNPTQLAQGINDDSPEELVKDQIISGRGMQNEAALRQIANRALDAYELCIDTGVKFKEGFNIQVGGHNKARAIRTQHGTGGDITTKLYEAGVKEGVDYRLQHYIEDFIMDGQKIIGVKVRKNYRFPDLKTGSSIFIKANKAVILANGGFARNMALRAAVDPSLDPTLDCTNALGATGEVTLTAMAYGALPVHMNLIQTGHWGSPDEGGFGWSNALLSIGWHQGASISVLNGKRFMDERADRKTCSEAIMKNRNSDGSPAYPIVLFNYNNYAEDHRVTRALRDKMAWKLDSLDDIAAKFDIPADELKHSITEYNTHVKAGKDPLFNRKMDTAEVLTGPFVVSRIWPKVHYCMGGLKTDLAARVIDGRSMESIKNLYAIGEVTGGIHGEARLSSTSCLECLAMGIVVSETIKADLKGAV
- a CDS encoding cytochrome c3 family protein, encoding MNKLLLTALLSFVVSQGAMAGELVKMKGSTKGRVNHEFIYQDGCQSCHQGSGRKNATDSACVECHGDINSIDVDETKLAIPEANPHKSLHYNQGASCLACHGEHEKKAPVCAECHRTWFEEM